TCACGAACCTCTTCCAGGGATGTGTCACCGGTATTTACCGCCTTCTGGGCAAAAAGACTTCCCGATCCCAGTAGAAGAAACCCGGCTATCAACAATACAAGCCCTCTTCCAATCTCAATTTTATTTTTAGTCTTATTCTTAATCATCTCAATCATTCTCCTCATCCTCTCCGCCGATTTGCGCCTTGAATGTCCCGTAAAGCCATACTGTCATAGAATCGGTCGTTAAAAGCCGTGCTGTTGAACCGTCCTCCGGTCCCTTCAGACGGACATCGGTTTTCATATATCCCCCCTCTTTCAGGAATTCGATGACATCTTCACCGAGTTCAAGAACCTGAAGCGAAGTGTCGGCGGCATTCACATCCAGCCGGGCAATTTCTATCACATCAGGATGATCCGGAATTTTCAGGAAGTTGGAATCAGGACTTCCCCAGACGGTCACCTCGGCGCCGAATCTGAACAGATTATTCACTCTTGCATTCAGTATCGCGCTTTTAAACTCATTCGGGATATCGTTCTTATCCATTTTCTCCACGTCCAGTTCAATAAACACGGAATCTCCAATTTCAAATGCGATGGGAGCTGAGAGGAAAAGATGCCCTTTGACCACATCCGTCTGGCGGACCGTACCTTCGCCCACAACCCGGGCCTGTCCCGATGCGGTGATTTTATTGGGGAAAATGTTGATGAGATCCTTGGCATTAGGGATATCCAGAACCGGATTGTCTGTAATATTCTGACTTACTGCTACATTTACCGTCTCACCTTCTTCATTTTCCGATGTAATGTTCAAATCCAGATAGACCGGAACATTAATTGGTGACTCAAACACGACTTGGATGGAGACATCGGCAAAATCCACATTTTTCAACTCCTCCGGAAGAGAGGTAATGGACTGTTCAATGGGTTCAATATCTACAGTTACGGTATCAATATATCCTGTTATTTCTTTAAAAGTCATATCCGTCAGTTCGACATCCACCCTGATTTCCTGGTTTAGTGAAAGAGTCATTACCGAATCGACGGGAAGACTGATCGTGGAACGGTAGGCAATCTGCTGATCCACATCCGGTGAGATGTAATCCAAATCCAGAACATACCCGTCCAGGGGGATCGTGAATATCTGGGGAGCTGAGTCATCCGATAAATGAATAACTTCCCGGAAAGGTTGTTCGTTTTTCAACAATTCCGGTAAAAGGAAAACCACATCGGCGATAACCCCGATATTGTTATTAAAGATCAAGTTAAGGTTCCCCTTCTGAAGAACAGCCCTGTCCAGTTTGTTATTATCATCCAGCGTAATAACACTATCCGTGACCATGGCTTCCTGGGAAAATTTTCCTGTCACCTCACTGAATTTCAGTTCGGTTACCTGAATATTCACACGGATGGAATCGGTCACATTATAGGAACCTAATTCATCCGCCGGAGTGGTGACATGTGATTGGTAAGTAATAAATTGTTTCAGCTCTGATCCGCTGAGACGGGACTGAGGAACAAGGGTATGATTGGCCAGGGGAATCACAATGGTCGTTAATCCGGGTCCCAGATCTCGTACTTCCCGGATAGGATCACCTGATGTATTAAAAAATTCAGGCATATCCAGCACCAGATTGGGCAAAGCTGCATTGGTCATGTTAATCTGATTATCCACCTCGATAATAATGGATCCACTGGATATGTAAGCCTCACGGATTTCAGAATCAGAGCTGACATCAATTTCACCGCTTTCAGTGATATCCTGGGGTTCCACAATTCCCGTAATTTGTTTAAAGGTAATTTTCTCAGAGGGAGAGACTCCGTAAATGCTCATATCCACCTGAAAAGCATCATTTTTACTCAGGAGAACTTTGTCGGGAGATGTATCTTCCGTACGGATTTCGTAGGAGTAATAGACCGTTTGGTCTGATACATCCATAACCAGTGCCATATCATTAATATTGTAAGTAACATCCGTAGTCTTATTTGCAAGGACGTTGATCGTCCTTTCAAAAGGCTGTACACCGCTTTGATCCGGTGTTACGTCCAAAGAAGAAACCTGAAGGTTGATCACGGCATTGACCGGCAGGTCATTTTGGATTATAATTCCAAGATTCCCTTCTTCAATTACAGCCCGCTGGACTTTATTTTTTTCTTCAGCTGCCAGGGTAATGGAACTTGTGGTATCAATCACCTGCTCCGGTACAATCGCCGTCGCCTGTGAAACCACCAGATTCCGGGCCTGGGATTTAATTACAAAGAACGAGTTGCGGACCGATTCATCAACCACACCGCTGGCTTCACCACTGCCGGCGATTTTCCCTGAGACCCGGACGGTCATATTTCCGGGAAGAGTTTCCCCGGATATATCAATAATGCGACTGCTGGAATCCCCGGGCATCACACCTGTATTCCAGGTGGCAACCAGTCCTGACCCAATGGGTGTAAGATCGGTCTTCAGCAATTCCACCTGAATCGGATAACCGAGTTCTACAACCAGGTTATTTACAATCTTTACTTCCAGCTCACCATTGACAAACGTGGCAGTCGAAAAATTGGTAAATTCTATATTTTTTTCGATGGGATCAAAATCGGTCCCCTGGGGGATGGTATAACTCTGTTCATCCTCAGGTAAGTCGGGGAAAACTTCCGTCATGGTAATATCGGGTGTAGATGCAGGGTCTGTATCATTCAGTTCAATGTTACCCAGTTCAGAAAGGGTGCCGTTGGCAATGGGGTCCACACCGACGGTGTCGAATTTGAATTCAAAGTTTTTATTGGTCCCTTCCACCGTGATATCGTCCACACTTTGAGAGATAGTCTGAGGACTGATGGCATCGAGTTTAAGCTGATCCCCCACTTCCTGTTCGTCAATATCCATCGTGTCTTTAAAAACGTATTGAAAGCCATCCTCTCCCATGACAGCTTCCTTGTGAATCAAAGAATCTTCGGGGATAATATCTTCTGCTTTAACAACCACCTTTGTGATGGGAGCATCCACGTCCACCTCCCATTGGGGGAGCGAAGGATTCGTATTGATCTCCATACAACCGACCAGCATCATGATGGTTATTATAAGTGCCGCACTTTTTATCATATTCATCTATGTCTCCGTTTTGAATTCATTTAACAGAAATTACCACATTTTTCAGCAAAAGAATGTGATGTGTGATAAGTCCCGTGAATTGCTTCACCGTTACAAAAATACCCTTAAATATAACATGATCATGATCCTTTTCAATTTATTAATTGTGAATAAAGACAAAGAGGCAGGTTTCCCTGCCTCTTTGTGATATGCATAACATATCACTGTCGATTCATAAATACTGCGCCAGATTAAACCGGAGAATGAGTCCGATCGTGATAATACTCACCATGGTCGCCAATTTGATAGCAATATCCAAAGAGGGGCCGCTGGTATCCTTCAAAGGATCTCCCACTGTATCTCCTGTGACGGCAGCATGATAACTTTCCATCACCGTCCTGAATTTCGCATTCATCTCACGCATAGACATAAGGACATCCTGATCCTCATGTGAGAGTTTAAGAAATTCCCGGAACATGAATTTGTCATCCCGGTTCAATTTTTCCCAGAACTCGTGGAGGGTTTCATCCTCTGAGGGTTTAACATCCCGGGATCCATAACATGCAATAAGCGGTTTCAAATCTTTTCCCTTTTTCACATATTCATCCTGGACATATTCGATAATGTGTCCCATATAATCGGAAACCTCTTCATCAATGGAAAAGGCCAGAGGATTCATGTTCACCAATTCATAAAGGAAGCGGTTGGTTTCGTGGGTCAGATAAAAAGGCCAGAGTCCGCGTTTTGAAATGGCTTTAATCCCGTCCTCAATCTGGAAGCGTAGTTCAGATTTGGATCGTTCGATATATTTTTTCGCATTATCCCAGGCACCTCCGGCGTTGGCCATAAAAATAGCGAGGATAATACCCACAAGCAGGTTTCCGAGGAGAAGTCCGATAACAGCGATAGGCCCCAGGAGGAATCCTGTAAGAATCGGAGTGAGAATAACAATCATGGCGGGACTTACCATTTTTTTCTGGGCAGCTTTAGTGGAAATCCGTACACAGCTGCTGTAATCCGGAGGTGTTTCACCGGTCATCACACCTTTAATATCATGAAACTGCCGGCGGACTTCATCAATCATTTCACCGGCAGCCCGGGAAACGGCATCGATGGTTTTACTGATAAAGGAAGTACAGAGAATCCCTCCGATAAAAAGTCCGATAATAAAGCGGATATCCATAATGGAAGCTCCCAGGTAGTCCAGAATCTGCAGGACATTGGCATCTTTAATATGGATATCCACGGCATCCAGGGAGATAATATCGATATTCATTCCCATAAGAGCTGCCCGGATCGTTTCGATAAATGCAGCAATCAGGGTCACAGCCGTCAGAGCAGCAGCACCGACACAGAGGCCTTTCCCCCGGGCGGCCGTTGAATTACCCAGTTCATCCAGGGCATCGGTCCGTTTCCGGGTCTGGCTGGGCATTCCCGCCATTTCTGCCAGTCCCCCTGCATTATCGGCAATAGGACCGAAGCCGTCCGTTGCCAGATTGATCCCCAGTGTTGAGAGCATTCCGACGGAAGCAAGTCCGATAGCAAAAAGTCCCGAAGAAAAATTCTGAAAACCACCACCGGTCCAGAACGCGAGGAACATCCCCACCACAATGAAAATAAAGGTGGGGGCTGTTGAAATGAATCCCACAGAGAGTCCGGAAGTAATCACCGTGGCATGGCCGGTTCGGGCCTGATCGGCAATGCGTTTCACCGGAGAAAAGGCTGCATTGGTATAGTAATCAGTGGTATACCCAATGGCCACACCCACAGCCAGCCCGGAAATAATGGGTAAAAAGAGGGACCAGAAATAGCCGGGAATCAGGAAATGGATAACAAGGGCACTGAGCCCCAATGTGATGATGGATGAAAAGTTAATTCCTCTATTTATGGCATTCAGGAGACCAATTTGCTCTGTCTGCTCTTTGGCCCGGACGAAATAAATCCCGAAAATGGAAGCCAATGTCCCAAGGGCGGCAATGATCATTGGAAGGGTCACCGCCTGATAGAGGAAATCCGTCCCCGCAAAAGCACTCACGGCCAGAGCTGCGGCGCCCAGTGTAGATCCGACATACGACTCGTAAAGGTCTGCACCCATACCGGCCACATCCCCCACATTATCCCCCACGTTGTCGGCAATCACGGCCGGATTCCGGGGATCATCCTCGGGGATTCCCGCTTCCACTTTACCCACCAGGTCGGCTCCCATATCTGCCGCCTTGGTGAAAATACCTCCACCGACACGGGCAAAGAGAGCCTGGGCCGAGGCACCGAAGCCGAAACTCAGCATGGTTGTAGTAATAATCTGGAGCTTTTCCACGGGATTGGGAATATTCACCGTCATTTCAAGAATGACAAACCACACGATCATATCCAGCAACCCGAGTCCAACTACCACAAGTCCCAACACGGATCCGCCTCTGAAAGAAATTTTCAGGGCATTATTCAGAGAGGATTCTGCAGCATGAGTTGTCCGGCTGGAGGTTTTTGTAGAAGTCATCATGCCGATAAAACCACTGAGACCGGAGAAAAACGCTCCGGTTAAAAAGGCGAAAGGCACAAATCCTGAAAGGGCTCCAAATCCAAAAGCAAAAATGAATAAGAGAATAAAGGCCGCCAAAAAGAAGATTCCCGAAGTTTTGTATTGCTGTTTCAGATAGGCAATAGCCCCTTCCCGGATATAACCGGCAATGACCTGTATCCGTTCATGGCCGGCAGGCTGGCCAGAAATCCAGTGATACATGTACCAGGCAACCAACAGGGCTGCAATAGATCCAAGGGGAACAATGATGAGAGCATATAGCATGATTGACTCCTATTTTTCACAAGACGATGATTTTAAAGATTCTCAAGATCAATCTCAACCACTAAACGTTTAGAAATTGAGATGCTGAGAAGTTTAAACGTCTTTTCATTCATGGAGGAAATCCCTTATATTTCATTGATTCTTTAGAATCATTTGAGCATCGAAGATATGAATGAAAAAAAAGTACTGATCACAGGCGGGAACGGATTATTGGGCTATCATCTGACCCGTGTCTACGGGGATGGCACATGGAAAATCCTGTCAACGGATATTCACGACCATATTTTGAGTCCCGGTGTTTCCTATTTCCCCCTGAATATCAGCGATAAACATGCCGTTTTTTCCCTGTGCAACGAATTCAAACCATCCCTGATTCTGAATGCAGCGGCTTTTACCAATGTGGATGATTGCGAAAAAGCCGTAGACACCGCCTTTGCAGTAAACACCTTTGGCCCGCGCAATTTGGCGGAGTGGTGTGCTTTGAATACATGTAAGTTGATTCACTTCAGCACAGACTATCTTTTCAACGGAGAAGCCGGTCCCTACGACGAAACAGCAAGTCCCGACCCAATTAATATATACGGCTTATCCAAATTAGGCGGTGAATCCCAGATCCGGCGTATTCTCAAAAACCATCTGATCATCCGGACCAATGTCCTCTTTGGAAAAGGTCCCACAGAAAAGGCCAGTTTTGTCCGCTGGGTTGTGGAAAGCCTGCGAAACAACCACCTGATCCATGTAGTGGACGATCAATACAATAATCCCACCTGGAGTAATGATATGGCATTGGCCGTGAAACAATTAGATCAGCTGGAGGTTACAGGAGTTATAAATTACGGGGGGCCTGATTATTTGAACCGGTATGAATTTGCCTGTCTTGTCAGTGACATTTTTCATCTGGACAGGACGTTGATTCATCCCATCACGACAAACCGTCTGGCATTGGCAGCTCCACGGCCTTTAAGAGGCGGACTGGATATCAGTCGGTTGCAATCCTTGCCGGACATCCCGCTGACACCCTTGAAAACAATCCTAAAACGCATAAAGGAAACAGGTTATTGAAACGCATCGTCATTATTCCAACGTACAATGAAAAAGCCAATGTCGGCAATCTGATCCGGGACATCCAGAATTTAGGGCTGAATCCGCTGGATATTCTGATTGTGGATGACAACTCTCCTGACGGAACAGCCGATTTGATCCGGGATATGCAAAATAAAGATGATGGACTTCATCTGATTGTCCGGCCCGGAAAACTGGGTTTAGGTACAGCCTACATCAAAGGATTCCATTATGCACTGGATCGCGGATATGATCTGATTGCCCAGATGGACGCCGATTATTCTCACGACCCGAAAGATCTGGTTAAACTTTTTAAGGTGGCAGAAGAATATGACTGGGTCATCGGAAGCCGTTATGTTTCAGGAATCAATGTGGTGAACTGGCCCTTACACCGCTTGATTCTTAGTTACGGGGCCAACTGGTATACCCGGTTAATCACGGGTCTGCCGATAAAAGACGGAACCGCCGGCTTCAAATGCTGGAAAAGTACCGTATTGGAAAACATCGACCTGGACACTATCAAATCTCAGGGATATTCTTTCCAGATCGAAATGAATTTCCGGGCATGGAAAAAGGGCTACCGTTTTCACGAGATCCCTATTATTTTTGCTGATCGTACCGTAGGACAATCCAAAATGTCAAAAAAAATCATCCGGGAAGCGGTCATTATGGTCTGGAAACTAAAATTCAACAGTCTGTTTCATCGACAATAAAGCGTCGAAAACCCATGAAAAACGAACGTTCCACAGACGCGCCATTCGATATTTCCATTATTATTGTCAGTTATAATGTCCGGGATTTTCTCCGCCAGTGTCTTCAATCCATTCAAGAAGCTTCGCGGAATCTCAATACTGAAATTTTTGTCGTAGACAATCGTTCGGTAGATGGCACACCGGACATGATCCGGAAAAATTTTCCGAAGGTCCATCTGATTGCCAACTCAGAAAACCTTGGATTTGGAAAAGCAAACAATCAGGCCCTGAAAACCGCCCGGGGGAAATACACACTTTTCCTCAATCCGGACACTATCATCCGGGAAGACACCCTGGCAGTGATGATGCAATTTATGGAGGATCATCCCGAAACAGGATTGGGGGGCTGTAAAATTCTGAATACGGACGGGACACTTCAGCTTGCCTGTCGGAGGAGTTTTCCGCGGCCATCAGTAGCCCTCCCAAAAATGTTGGGACTCAGTTCCCTTTTCCCGGGGAATTCTTTTCTGGCAAAATACAACCTGACCTATCTGGACCCCGAAAAAAGTTATCCCGTGGATGCTGTCAGTGGCT
The DNA window shown above is from Candidatus Neomarinimicrobiota bacterium and carries:
- a CDS encoding sodium-translocating pyrophosphatase, producing MLYALIIVPLGSIAALLVAWYMYHWISGQPAGHERIQVIAGYIREGAIAYLKQQYKTSGIFFLAAFILLFIFAFGFGALSGFVPFAFLTGAFFSGLSGFIGMMTSTKTSSRTTHAAESSLNNALKISFRGGSVLGLVVVGLGLLDMIVWFVILEMTVNIPNPVEKLQIITTTMLSFGFGASAQALFARVGGGIFTKAADMGADLVGKVEAGIPEDDPRNPAVIADNVGDNVGDVAGMGADLYESYVGSTLGAAALAVSAFAGTDFLYQAVTLPMIIAALGTLASIFGIYFVRAKEQTEQIGLLNAINRGINFSSIITLGLSALVIHFLIPGYFWSLFLPIISGLAVGVAIGYTTDYYTNAAFSPVKRIADQARTGHATVITSGLSVGFISTAPTFIFIVVGMFLAFWTGGGFQNFSSGLFAIGLASVGMLSTLGINLATDGFGPIADNAGGLAEMAGMPSQTRKRTDALDELGNSTAARGKGLCVGAAALTAVTLIAAFIETIRAALMGMNIDIISLDAVDIHIKDANVLQILDYLGASIMDIRFIIGLFIGGILCTSFISKTIDAVSRAAGEMIDEVRRQFHDIKGVMTGETPPDYSSCVRISTKAAQKKMVSPAMIVILTPILTGFLLGPIAVIGLLLGNLLVGIILAIFMANAGGAWDNAKKYIERSKSELRFQIEDGIKAISKRGLWPFYLTHETNRFLYELVNMNPLAFSIDEEVSDYMGHIIEYVQDEYVKKGKDLKPLIACYGSRDVKPSEDETLHEFWEKLNRDDKFMFREFLKLSHEDQDVLMSMREMNAKFRTVMESYHAAVTGDTVGDPLKDTSGPSLDIAIKLATMVSIITIGLILRFNLAQYL
- a CDS encoding SDR family oxidoreductase, with protein sequence MNEKKVLITGGNGLLGYHLTRVYGDGTWKILSTDIHDHILSPGVSYFPLNISDKHAVFSLCNEFKPSLILNAAAFTNVDDCEKAVDTAFAVNTFGPRNLAEWCALNTCKLIHFSTDYLFNGEAGPYDETASPDPINIYGLSKLGGESQIRRILKNHLIIRTNVLFGKGPTEKASFVRWVVESLRNNHLIHVVDDQYNNPTWSNDMALAVKQLDQLEVTGVINYGGPDYLNRYEFACLVSDIFHLDRTLIHPITTNRLALAAPRPLRGGLDISRLQSLPDIPLTPLKTILKRIKETGY
- a CDS encoding polyprenol monophosphomannose synthase, whose protein sequence is MKRIVIIPTYNEKANVGNLIRDIQNLGLNPLDILIVDDNSPDGTADLIRDMQNKDDGLHLIVRPGKLGLGTAYIKGFHYALDRGYDLIAQMDADYSHDPKDLVKLFKVAEEYDWVIGSRYVSGINVVNWPLHRLILSYGANWYTRLITGLPIKDGTAGFKCWKSTVLENIDLDTIKSQGYSFQIEMNFRAWKKGYRFHEIPIIFADRTVGQSKMSKKIIREAVIMVWKLKFNSLFHRQ